The genomic window GCTGGCAACCCATCGACCGGCCCAAAACCAAAGGAGGACGGACATGAGCGACCTGACGCTTCACGCGATGAAAGAGATCAGGATCATCATCGAAGGCGAGCAGCTGAAATTCGCCACCGACTTGCTGGACAAAAAAGCCACCGGCTACACCATCATCCACAACATCTCCGGCAAGGGCCATCACGGCTTTCACACATCGCACACGATGTTCAATGAGATGGACAGCATTGTCATGCTCATGACTGTCGTGGCGCCGGAAAATGTCGAGCCGATTTTGGCGGGATTGAAGCCGCTGTTCGCCAAACACACGGGCGTTATGTTCGTCTCCGACGTGGCCGTGAGCCGGCTAGAGTACTTTTCGACGCCGGCCAAAGAAACCTAAGCGGCGGTGGATGGGCGCTGGCAGGTTGCTGAACGAATTCTTCTCAATGACCTCAACCTAAGATCCGTTCGCCCCTTCGGCAGGCTCAGGGCAGGCTCTGAGCCAGTCGAAGGGCTCCGAA from Deltaproteobacteria bacterium includes these protein-coding regions:
- a CDS encoding P-II family nitrogen regulator, which translates into the protein MSDLTLHAMKEIRIIIEGEQLKFATDLLDKKATGYTIIHNISGKGHHGFHTSHTMFNEMDSIVMLMTVVAPENVEPILAGLKPLFAKHTGVMFVSDVAVSRLEYFSTPAKET